ATTTCTCACCATCGGGGACGTCACGATCGACGTGGCTGGGCATGTGGTTAGCCGGGACGGGCAACCACTTCCGCTAACCCCGCTCGAGTTCGATCTGGTGACCGCGCTGGCCCGCAAGCCGCGGCAGGTCTTCACCCGTGAGGCTTTGCTCGAGCAGGTCTGGGGATATCGGCACGTCGCGGACACCCGGCTGGTCAACGTCCACGTCCAGCGGTTGCGCTCGAAGATCGAGCGTGATCCCGAGCATCCGGAAACCGTTGTCACCGTACGGGGAGTCGGCTACAAGGCCGGGCCCCCGTGACCGAGGCGACGGGCCTTCCGGTGGCGCTACCCGCGCCGGGGCCCGGCAGGCTACCGGCCGCCCTGCTGCTCTGGGCCCGGTCCGTGGCCGGGCTGGTGGCGCGGGTGCTGGCGCCGGCGCTGCTGCGCTGGCGACGTTCGTTGCAGATGCGAGTCGCCGTCACGACGCTGATCTTGTCCACCGTCGTGGTTGCGCTACTCGGGGTCACGCTGCTCAACGTCGTTACCCACGGCCTGCTCACCGATAAGACCCGATCGGCTCTCAGCGAACTTCGGACCGGGACCCAGACCGTGCAGTCCCAACTGCTCGCCGCGGAGTCCGCCAACTCGGCGACGGTCACTGCCGCTGCGCAGCAGGCCGCCCAGGACCTCGGCCAGATCGGTCAGTCCGCGGCGGACAGTTTCGCCGTGCAGCTGTCCTCGTCGGAGAGCAACGGGTTCCGCTTCGGCGGTATCGATTCGGGCATCCCGAACCGGTTGCGCCGGGTGGTCGCCGGTGGCTCAGGGCAGGAGGCGTACACCTACACCGAGTTGCAGTACGCGGACGGGACGGCGGTCCCGGGCCTGGTAGTCGGGGCGCAGATTGCGATCCCGGCGGCCGGCGGCTACCAGCTGTACTACTCCTTTCCGCTCGGCCAGGAAGCACAGACCGTGCAGCTGGTCCGGAGCACCTTGCTCTTCGTCGGGCTCGCCCTGGTCTTGCTCCTAGTCGCGATCGCCGCGATCGTCACCCGTCAGGTTGTCACTCCGGTCCGGTTGGCGGCGCGCACCGCCGAGCGGCTCGCGGCTGGCCGGCTCGAGGAGCGGATGGCGGTCCGCGGTCAGGACGACCTGGCCCGCCTGGCCACATCCTTCAATCGGATGGCGGCAAACCTGCAGAGCCAGATTCGCCGGTTGGAGAACCTGTCCCGACTTCAGCGCCGTTTCGTCGCGGACGTGTCGCACGAGTTGCGCACCCCGTTGACGACTGTTCGGATGGCGGCCGACGTCCTGCACGCCGAGCGGAGCGGTTTCCCTGGCGAAGCCGGCCGCGCCGCCGAACTGCTGCAGACGCAGCTCGACCGGTTCGAGACCCTGCTTGCGGATCTACTCGAGATCAGCCGGCACGACGCTGGGGCGGCCATCCTCGACTCCGAGCCCGTCGACCTGCGTGGGCTGCTCGAGCGGTTGGCGGAGAACGCCGATCCGCTGGCTCAGCGGCGCGGGTGCAAGCTGCGGCTGCGCCTGCCCGACTCACCGGTGATCGCCGAGATCGACACGCGCCGGATCGAGCGGGTTCTGCGCAATCTGGTGACGAACGCTATCGAGCACGGCGACGGCGGTGATGTCGAGATCGAATTGGCCGGCAGCGCCACGGCCGCGGCAATCCTCGTCGCTGACCATGGTGCCGGGCTCAACCCCGGGGAATCCTCACTGGTCTTCAACCGATTCTGGCGGGGCGATCCCTCCCGGGCCCGGACCACCGGCGGGAGTGGACTCGGCTTGGCGATCGCGTTGGAGGATGCTCGATTGCACGGCGGCTGGCTGCAGGCCTGGGGCGAACCCGGTCGTGGCTCTCGGTTCCGCCTCAGCCTCCCGCGCCGGGCCGGTGACGTTCTGCGGGTTTCGCCGCTGCCGCTCATTGCCGACGACGTCGAAGGTGCCGCGCCCGCGGACCCGAGGGCCACGGCTCCACCGGTGGCCGGGTGGCCCGGTGCCTAGCCACGCGGCGGCCCGGGCGGCCTGTTCCGTACTCGCTGTTGCCGCTCTGGGCGGCTGCGCGAGCATCCCGAACGATGGGCCGGTCACCATTGTCTCGGCTGCTGCCGACTCGAGGGTGACCGAGACGGTCTTCGCGGCCCCGCCGAGTCCCGGTGAGAATCCGCACGACATCGTGCAGGGCTTCCTCAACGCCTCGGCCGTGTCGGGAGGGGGCCACCCGGTGGCCCGCGACTATCTCACCAGTTTCGGCAGCGCCGCGTGGCAGGACAGCGGATCGGTTCGGATCTACGACCAGGCGTCCTTGACCATCTCCCCTCTCATAGCTGGCATTGTGACGGTCACCGCGTCCTTGGTGGCGACCATCGACGACCGTGGGGACTACACGCCGGCCGGCGGCTCGATGGTCCTGCACCTGCCCCTGGTCCAGGAGAAGCGGCAGTGGCGAATCGCGGCGGTGCCGGCCGGGCTCGTGGTGTCGTCCGACTTCTTCCAGACCTTCAACCCGGTCGACGTCTACTTCCTCGATCCGACGGGGCGGGTGCTCGTGCCAGTCCCGATCCGGCTCCAGGTGAGCGACCCGGATCTCGTCACGGCCACCGTCCGCGCCCTGTTGGCGGGCCCTACCCCGAGATACGCCGGCGCGGTGACTACGGAAGTGCCGGCCGGGACCGCCCTGGCCGGGCCGGTCAGCGTCGGAGGTAACGTCGCCCGCGTTGATCTCGCCGGCGCGCACCTGGGCGACTTGCCTCGCTTGCGGGTCTTCGTCGCGGAGCTCGTGTGGACGTTGGGCCAGTTCGGCATAACCGAAGTCCGGGTGACCGCGAATGGCACCCCCGTGGACGTTCCGGGGACGCTCGCGGCCAATGCGAGCTTCGACCCCGACGTGGTGAGCGCTCCGGCCGGCTTCGCCGTCATCGGAGGAGCCCTCCGCCGGCTGGCCGGCCACAGTCCGGCCGCCGTGCCAGGAACAGCCGGTTTGCGCGATCCCGCGGTGAGCCCGGACGGCCGTTTCGTCGCCGGCCTGCGTCCCGGTCCGGCCGGCGCGACTCTTGTCGCGGGTCCGATCGGCACCAGGCTCTCCGCCGTCTTCGCTGACCCTCAACTGCTGCCGCCAAGTTTCGACGTCGGTGACGCCCTGTGGACGGTGGCCACCACGCCGGCCGGTGA
This sequence is a window from Mycobacteriales bacterium. Protein-coding genes within it:
- the mtrB gene encoding MtrAB system histidine kinase MtrB — its product is MTEATGLPVALPAPGPGRLPAALLLWARSVAGLVARVLAPALLRWRRSLQMRVAVTTLILSTVVVALLGVTLLNVVTHGLLTDKTRSALSELRTGTQTVQSQLLAAESANSATVTAAAQQAAQDLGQIGQSAADSFAVQLSSSESNGFRFGGIDSGIPNRLRRVVAGGSGQEAYTYTELQYADGTAVPGLVVGAQIAIPAAGGYQLYYSFPLGQEAQTVQLVRSTLLFVGLALVLLLVAIAAIVTRQVVTPVRLAARTAERLAAGRLEERMAVRGQDDLARLATSFNRMAANLQSQIRRLENLSRLQRRFVADVSHELRTPLTTVRMAADVLHAERSGFPGEAGRAAELLQTQLDRFETLLADLLEISRHDAGAAILDSEPVDLRGLLERLAENADPLAQRRGCKLRLRLPDSPVIAEIDTRRIERVLRNLVTNAIEHGDGGDVEIELAGSATAAAILVADHGAGLNPGESSLVFNRFWRGDPSRARTTGGSGLGLAIALEDARLHGGWLQAWGEPGRGSRFRLSLPRRAGDVLRVSPLPLIADDVEGAAPADPRATAPPVAGWPGA
- a CDS encoding LpqB family beta-propeller domain-containing protein; amino-acid sequence: MPSHAAARAACSVLAVAALGGCASIPNDGPVTIVSAAADSRVTETVFAAPPSPGENPHDIVQGFLNASAVSGGGHPVARDYLTSFGSAAWQDSGSVRIYDQASLTISPLIAGIVTVTASLVATIDDRGDYTPAGGSMVLHLPLVQEKRQWRIAAVPAGLVVSSDFFQTFNPVDVYFLDPTGRVLVPVPIRLQVSDPDLVTATVRALLAGPTPRYAGAVTTEVPAGTALAGPVSVGGNVARVDLAGAHLGDLPRLRVFVAELVWTLGQFGITEVRVTANGTPVDVPGTLAANASFDPDVVSAPAGFAVIGGALRRLAGHSPAAVPGTAGLRDPAVSPDGRFVAGLRPGPAGATLVAGPIGTRLSAVFADPQLLPPSFDVGDALWTVATTPAGDQRIVRVAVGQQSGTVVSSGPAPLGDVSAFAISRDGARVALVAGGRVLVGPVSITVAGPVVAPANLVALSPPQDTALGALGWQDADSVATLALVPVARDRQEPAAQIEPLLVPVSGEPPTAVATPGLPADLTQIAAAPGQPMLVTAGGGVWAEQPSGWLRVASGSDPAYPGG